A stretch of Microbacterium caowuchunii DNA encodes these proteins:
- a CDS encoding ATP-dependent helicase translates to MTDASTPLIVGGDRGPQADSAPRPDADLLDGLNPPQREAVTYRGPALLIVAGAGSGKTRVLTHRIASLLRNREAWPSQILAITFTNKAAGEMRERVGQLVGESARGMWIATFHSACVRILRREAQQFGFTTAFTIYDSGDSRALIKRLVKEHEGDAYGLTPAAVQGKISKLKNELADAESYARQANMSDPAERVFTAIFGDYQRALQRANAFDFDDLIAQTVYLFRAFPHVADVYRRRFRHILVDEYQDTNHAQYALIHELTRPVSGASSAEPYSAGGMMIFEPEKAPELEGASLTVVGDSDQSIYAFRGADIRNISEFERDFPGARVVLLEQNYRSTQNILSAANAVISNNFDRKDKKLWTDVGAGEPIVGFTGYSQHDEAQFIADEIEKLHRAGVAYSDVAVFYRTNSQSRALEEIFIRSALPYKIMGGTKFYERAEIKDALAYLVSVANPADEMAVRRILNKPKRGIGDVTETAIARFAEDNQLTFRDALASSDALGVGPKVQAAIAHLDKVLAEATALMLPASGELAPPTAVAEGLTLLLQKSGYLDALRASRDPQDEARLENLDELVAVAREFARNNPDGTLIDFLTEVALVADADDLDDASGSVSLMTMHTAKGLEFDTVFVTGVEEDLIPHRISAGEPGGPSEERRLFYVGVTRARKRLYLTLAMTRAQFGEVSVAMPSRFLQEIPAELIEWRQSPGDVNSRGGSGSRALNARRPGGGWGGRKDDPPALAPRSTSLDRFPNKIPAKVRDNSEMELAAGDRIRHEDFGEGRIDAVTGEGAKRIAHVRFDSAGAKKLLIKIAPIEKL, encoded by the coding sequence ATGACCGACGCATCCACTCCTCTCATCGTCGGCGGCGATCGCGGCCCGCAGGCGGACTCCGCCCCGCGGCCGGACGCCGATCTGCTCGACGGCCTCAACCCGCCCCAGCGCGAAGCGGTGACCTACCGCGGCCCCGCGCTGCTCATCGTCGCGGGCGCCGGCTCGGGCAAGACGCGCGTGCTGACGCACCGCATCGCCTCGCTCCTGCGCAATCGAGAAGCCTGGCCGAGTCAGATCCTGGCCATCACCTTCACCAACAAGGCCGCCGGCGAGATGCGCGAGCGCGTCGGACAGCTGGTCGGCGAGAGTGCGCGGGGGATGTGGATCGCGACGTTCCACTCCGCGTGCGTGCGGATCCTCCGCCGCGAGGCGCAGCAGTTCGGGTTCACGACCGCGTTCACGATCTACGACTCCGGCGACTCCCGAGCGCTCATCAAGCGGCTCGTCAAGGAGCACGAGGGGGACGCCTACGGGCTCACTCCGGCCGCGGTGCAGGGCAAGATCTCCAAGCTCAAGAACGAGCTGGCCGACGCCGAGTCCTACGCCCGTCAGGCGAACATGAGCGATCCCGCCGAGCGGGTGTTCACCGCCATCTTCGGGGACTACCAGCGGGCGCTGCAGCGGGCGAACGCCTTCGACTTCGACGACCTGATCGCCCAGACCGTCTACCTCTTCCGGGCGTTCCCGCACGTCGCCGACGTGTACCGTCGCCGCTTCCGGCACATCCTCGTCGACGAGTACCAGGACACGAACCACGCGCAGTACGCGCTCATCCACGAGCTCACCCGGCCGGTCAGCGGGGCATCGTCCGCCGAGCCGTATTCCGCCGGCGGCATGATGATCTTCGAGCCGGAGAAGGCCCCCGAGCTCGAAGGCGCTTCCCTCACGGTGGTGGGCGACTCGGATCAGTCCATCTACGCCTTCCGCGGCGCGGACATCCGCAACATCAGCGAGTTCGAGCGGGACTTCCCCGGGGCCCGGGTCGTGCTGCTCGAGCAGAACTACCGCTCCACCCAGAACATCCTGTCCGCCGCGAACGCGGTCATCAGCAACAACTTCGACCGCAAGGACAAGAAGCTCTGGACGGATGTCGGGGCGGGTGAGCCGATCGTCGGCTTCACGGGGTACTCGCAGCACGACGAGGCGCAGTTCATCGCGGACGAGATCGAGAAGCTGCACCGCGCGGGCGTCGCGTACTCCGACGTGGCCGTGTTCTACCGCACCAACTCGCAGTCCCGGGCGCTGGAGGAGATCTTCATCCGTTCCGCGCTGCCCTACAAGATCATGGGCGGCACCAAGTTCTACGAGCGGGCCGAGATCAAGGACGCTCTCGCGTACCTCGTCTCGGTCGCGAACCCGGCCGACGAGATGGCGGTCCGCCGCATCCTGAACAAGCCCAAGCGCGGCATCGGCGACGTCACCGAGACGGCGATCGCCCGGTTCGCCGAAGACAACCAGCTGACCTTCCGCGACGCCCTGGCCTCCTCCGACGCGCTCGGCGTCGGACCGAAGGTGCAGGCGGCCATCGCGCACCTGGACAAGGTCCTGGCCGAGGCGACGGCGCTCATGCTCCCCGCCTCCGGCGAGCTCGCGCCGCCGACCGCGGTCGCCGAGGGGCTCACACTGCTGCTGCAGAAGTCCGGCTACCTGGACGCCCTCCGCGCCAGCCGCGATCCGCAGGACGAAGCGCGCCTCGAGAACCTCGACGAACTCGTCGCGGTCGCGCGCGAGTTCGCCCGCAACAACCCCGACGGCACACTGATCGACTTCCTGACCGAGGTGGCGCTCGTCGCCGACGCGGACGACCTCGACGACGCCTCCGGATCGGTGTCGCTCATGACGATGCACACCGCCAAGGGGCTCGAGTTCGACACGGTGTTCGTGACCGGTGTGGAAGAGGACCTCATCCCGCACCGGATCTCCGCGGGCGAGCCCGGGGGGCCGTCCGAGGAGCGACGGCTGTTCTACGTGGGGGTGACGCGTGCCAGGAAGCGGCTGTACCTCACCCTCGCGATGACGCGCGCGCAGTTCGGTGAGGTGTCCGTGGCGATGCCGAGTCGATTCCTGCAGGAGATCCCGGCGGAGCTGATCGAGTGGCGGCAGTCGCCGGGAGACGTCAACTCCCGCGGCGGCTCGGGATCGCGGGCGCTGAACGCACGCCGTCCCGGCGGCGGTTGGGGCGGCCGGAAGGACGACCCGCCTGCCCTCGCGCCGCGGTCGACGTCGCTGGACCGGTTCCCGAACAAGATCCCGGCGAAGGTCCGCGACAACAGTGAGATGGAACTCGCGGCAGGCGACCGCATCCGGCACGAGGACTTCGGCGAGGGGCGTATCGACGCCGTCACCGGCGAGGGAGCGAAGCGGATCGCGCACGTGCGGTTCGACTCGGCGGGCGCGAAGAAGCTGCTGATCAAGATCGCCCCGATCGAGAAGCTCTGA
- a CDS encoding cation:proton antiporter, giving the protein MELGLYAIVAVAVIVAVAAFSKKLGVAAPIILVVVGVGLSYLPGVPDIEVPHEIILDGLLPPILYAAAVSVPVMDFRRNLGSIASLSVVLVIVTAFATGFLLYTLLPDLNFAAAVALGAIISPPDAVAATSVGRRLGLPPRLLTLLEGEGLVNDATALVLLRSAVAAAAGGLASPWEGVADFFYAVIVAVLIGLVAGGVTVWVRAKLTDPVLDTALSIAVPFVAFVPAEYLGASGVLAVVVAGLYTGHASPRHFSPQSRISDRINWRTIQFLLENGVFLLIGLEIRTLIDHVDPTVLGAGQSIMIGLLATLALIVIRYLWVGPMVFSLGRREMRAEKRTYHALLALYYYRTHPVATKRQARIRNRLERDYERRRADLDQQRNERIDWRGGVVLGWSGMRGVVTLAAAQSLPEDTPYRPQLILIAFTVAVVSIVLQGGTLPWLIRLLGIRGIDDHEDRKDLAQLLETISNAGLEALDEHVGERGDEPDPDVIERARQTSFIRTESAWERAGRRTRDEMPHTRFRELRLTIVAAEREKLLQVRATGSYPSRILAEAQALLDLEETRLQRRPGGGAH; this is encoded by the coding sequence ATGGAACTCGGCCTGTACGCAATCGTCGCTGTCGCCGTCATCGTCGCCGTCGCCGCCTTCTCGAAGAAGCTCGGTGTCGCGGCCCCCATCATCCTCGTCGTGGTCGGTGTGGGGCTGTCCTATCTGCCCGGCGTGCCCGACATCGAGGTCCCCCACGAGATCATCCTCGACGGGCTCCTCCCACCGATCCTCTACGCGGCCGCCGTCAGCGTGCCGGTCATGGACTTCCGGCGGAACCTCGGATCGATCGCGAGCCTCTCGGTCGTGCTCGTCATCGTGACCGCCTTCGCCACCGGCTTCCTCCTCTACACGCTGCTGCCGGACCTGAACTTCGCCGCCGCCGTGGCGCTGGGGGCGATCATCAGCCCGCCGGATGCGGTCGCCGCGACCTCGGTCGGCAGACGGCTGGGCCTGCCGCCCCGGCTGCTCACGCTGCTCGAGGGGGAGGGGCTCGTCAACGACGCCACCGCGCTCGTGCTGCTGCGCTCCGCCGTCGCGGCGGCGGCCGGGGGTCTCGCCTCGCCCTGGGAGGGTGTCGCTGACTTCTTCTACGCCGTCATCGTGGCGGTGCTGATCGGTCTCGTCGCCGGCGGCGTGACGGTGTGGGTGCGAGCCAAGCTCACCGATCCGGTCCTCGACACGGCACTGTCGATCGCGGTGCCGTTCGTCGCCTTCGTGCCGGCCGAGTACCTCGGCGCATCCGGGGTCCTGGCGGTGGTCGTCGCGGGGCTCTACACCGGACACGCCTCTCCCCGCCACTTCTCCCCGCAGTCGCGCATCAGCGACCGGATCAACTGGCGCACCATCCAGTTCCTGCTCGAGAACGGGGTCTTCCTGCTCATCGGGCTCGAGATCCGCACGCTCATCGACCACGTCGATCCCACGGTGCTGGGGGCGGGGCAATCCATCATGATCGGGCTGCTCGCCACCCTGGCGCTGATCGTCATCCGTTACCTGTGGGTCGGGCCCATGGTGTTCTCGCTCGGACGTCGCGAGATGCGCGCGGAGAAACGCACCTATCATGCGCTCCTCGCGCTGTACTACTACCGCACCCATCCGGTCGCGACCAAGCGGCAGGCGCGCATCCGGAATCGCCTGGAACGGGACTACGAGCGACGCCGGGCCGACCTCGACCAGCAGCGCAACGAGCGGATCGACTGGCGCGGTGGCGTCGTACTGGGATGGTCGGGGATGCGGGGCGTCGTCACCCTCGCGGCAGCGCAGTCGCTGCCGGAGGACACCCCGTATCGGCCGCAGCTCATCCTGATCGCCTTCACCGTCGCGGTCGTGAGCATCGTGCTCCAGGGTGGAACGCTGCCCTGGCTCATCCGGCTGCTGGGCATCCGCGGCATCGACGATCACGAGGACCGCAAGGACCTGGCGCAATTGCTCGAGACGATCAGCAACGCCGGCCTGGAAGCGCTCGACGAACACGTCGGCGAACGGGGTGACGAACCCGACCCGGACGTCATCGAGCGCGCCCGGCAGACGTCCTTCATCCGGACGGAGTCCGCATGGGAGCGGGCTGGCCGGCGCACGCGGGACGAGATGCCGCACACCCGGTTCCGCGAACTGCGCCTCACGATCGTCGCGGCCGAGCGGGAGAAGCTGCTCCAGGTGCGGGCCACCGGCTCCTATCCCTCCCGCATCCTGGCCGAGGCGCAGGCCCTGCTCGATCTGGAGGAGACGCGCCTCCAGCGGCGCCCCGGCGGCGGCGCGCACTGA
- a CDS encoding SseB family protein, translated as MALFSRRPKKSDDDPSAEALTSAADDPRSPDAETAAPAEQVPHVSISMSTYGRPRSGAEQAAPAPTPPADVPAHLAAATAEASTRIETVPGLRDNVLLRDALAVLPEKAQPTELINVARQLLQGHVYIRVQGDARELLAQGKGLPTSMVTYKDEKYMLVYSGGAALQDAVRADGDAGTSALAQPTIGLLRQVVSGLMGGIAVDQASRPGSALLPKALLEKALADIDPELRIKSLLAAPRTPEIVERVVEALTVAPLWIAARKTETGQVGIAELRAPDGTRMLELFSHPLELLALGRGDQPVKVAAAQLATALRADPGLAGVVVDPAGPWLRLRRDQLHPLLAIGA; from the coding sequence ATGGCACTGTTCTCGCGCCGACCGAAGAAGTCCGACGACGACCCCTCCGCCGAGGCGCTGACCTCCGCAGCGGATGATCCGCGCAGCCCGGATGCGGAGACCGCAGCTCCGGCTGAGCAGGTGCCGCACGTCTCTATCTCGATGTCGACCTACGGCCGGCCGCGGTCCGGGGCCGAGCAGGCAGCCCCCGCACCGACGCCTCCGGCCGATGTGCCGGCGCATCTCGCCGCGGCCACCGCGGAGGCCTCGACCCGCATCGAGACGGTCCCCGGACTCCGCGACAACGTGCTGCTGCGGGACGCGCTGGCCGTGCTCCCGGAGAAGGCGCAGCCGACCGAGCTGATCAACGTCGCGCGGCAGCTGCTGCAGGGCCACGTCTACATCCGGGTGCAGGGCGACGCGCGTGAGCTCCTCGCGCAGGGCAAGGGTCTGCCGACATCCATGGTCACCTACAAGGACGAGAAGTACATGCTCGTCTACTCCGGCGGCGCCGCGCTGCAGGATGCGGTGCGCGCCGACGGCGACGCCGGCACGTCCGCCCTCGCCCAGCCCACGATCGGGCTGCTGCGTCAGGTGGTCTCCGGGCTCATGGGCGGGATCGCGGTGGACCAGGCCTCCCGTCCCGGATCCGCGCTGCTGCCCAAAGCGCTTCTGGAGAAGGCGCTGGCCGACATCGACCCGGAGCTGCGGATCAAGTCGCTCCTGGCCGCACCGCGCACGCCCGAGATCGTCGAGCGGGTCGTGGAGGCGCTCACCGTCGCGCCGCTGTGGATCGCCGCGCGGAAGACCGAGACCGGCCAGGTCGGCATCGCCGAGCTCCGCGCCCCGGACGGGACCCGCATGCTCGAGCTCTTCTCCCACCCCCTCGAGCTCCTCGCTCTCGGTCGCGGCGACCAACCGGTCAAGGTCGCGGCGGCACAGCTGGCGACGGCCCTGCGCGCCGACCCCGGTCTCGCCGGGGTGGTCGTGGATCCTGCGGGGCCCTGGCTGCGTCTGCGCCGCGACCAACTGCACCCGCTGCTCGCGATCGGCGCCTGA
- a CDS encoding ATP-dependent DNA ligase, which yields MRYEIPAPMLAKAVPTVPDAEGFRFEPKWDGFRVLAAWDGESVELGSRGAKPLTRYFPELVDALPRVLPEPCLIDGEIVIPVGEPGAQRLDWEALSQRIHPAASRVATLSARTPALLVAFDLLARGDRDLQSAPFAERRAELEDLLAGVAPPVHLTRTTDDPELARRWLAEFEGAGLDGIVAKRLSEPYSPGKRTMLKIKHARTADVVALGYRVHKSGSGVGSILVGLYDADGNLRNVGGVSAFTDTRRAELVEEFEPYVERDADGAAVTGETDRSRFSGAKDVSFVRLRPERVLEVRYDQLEGTRFRHTVQFERWRPDREPRSCTFAQLEQVAAYDLADVIG from the coding sequence ATGCGATACGAGATCCCCGCGCCCATGCTCGCGAAGGCGGTGCCGACCGTCCCGGATGCGGAGGGGTTCCGCTTCGAGCCGAAGTGGGACGGGTTCCGGGTGCTCGCCGCCTGGGACGGCGAGAGCGTGGAACTCGGTTCCCGCGGCGCCAAGCCCCTCACGCGCTACTTCCCGGAACTCGTGGACGCGCTCCCCCGCGTCCTGCCGGAACCCTGCCTCATCGACGGCGAGATCGTCATCCCGGTCGGCGAGCCGGGAGCCCAACGGCTGGACTGGGAGGCCCTGAGCCAGCGCATCCATCCGGCCGCCTCCCGCGTGGCGACCCTCTCCGCCCGGACCCCCGCCCTCCTCGTCGCCTTCGACCTGCTCGCCCGCGGCGATCGCGACCTGCAGTCCGCACCCTTCGCGGAGCGCCGCGCCGAGCTCGAGGACCTGCTCGCCGGCGTCGCGCCGCCCGTGCACCTCACCCGCACGACCGACGATCCCGAGCTCGCGCGCCGCTGGCTGGCCGAGTTCGAGGGGGCGGGTCTGGACGGGATCGTGGCGAAGCGGCTGAGCGAGCCGTACTCGCCCGGCAAGAGGACCATGCTGAAGATCAAGCATGCCCGGACGGCGGACGTCGTGGCCCTCGGATACCGGGTGCACAAGAGCGGCTCCGGCGTCGGCTCGATCCTGGTGGGCCTGTACGACGCGGACGGGAACCTGCGCAACGTCGGCGGCGTCTCCGCGTTCACGGACACGCGTCGCGCGGAGCTCGTCGAGGAGTTCGAGCCGTACGTGGAGCGGGATGCCGACGGCGCCGCGGTCACGGGCGAGACCGACCGATCGCGTTTCTCCGGCGCGAAGGACGTGTCGTTCGTTCGTCTGCGCCCGGAGCGCGTCCTGGAGGTGCGTTACGACCAGCTGGAGGGCACCCGTTTCCGGCACACCGTGCAGTTCGAGCGGTGGCGCCCGGATCGCGAGCCGCGCTCGTGCACCTTCGCGCAGCTGGAGCAGGTGGCCGCCTACGATCTGGCCGACGTCATCGGCTGA
- the ligD gene encoding non-homologous end-joining DNA ligase, with translation MASERITLTVPGGGTYEDREVTLSSPDRLVWPEPGISKRELAEYAITVADPFLRANGNRPVSLERFRDGVDGESFFSKNPPKGTPDYVDAVTVGYNSGRRHPQVVLTEPAAVVWAVQMNTVVFHPWASLAADPDRPVELRIDLDPQPGTDFADAAAVAPLLREVLSEAGLESWIKTSGNRGIHLFCPIEPTHEFLDVRHAVIAAGRELARREPERVTMNWWKEERGERVFIDFNQANRDRTMAGAYSPRSLPGATVSTPITWDELPDVDPLAFTVRSIPDRLATIGDPWADFAARPGRIDTLLEWWERDLAEGLGELPFPPDFPKMPGEPSRVQPSRARAPQ, from the coding sequence ATGGCGAGCGAACGCATCACCCTCACCGTTCCCGGCGGGGGGACGTATGAGGACCGCGAGGTCACGTTGTCGAGTCCCGATCGACTGGTCTGGCCGGAGCCCGGCATCTCGAAGCGGGAGCTCGCCGAGTACGCGATCACCGTCGCGGATCCCTTCCTGCGCGCCAACGGGAACCGCCCCGTGTCGCTCGAGCGGTTCCGCGACGGGGTCGATGGCGAGAGTTTCTTCTCCAAGAACCCGCCCAAGGGCACGCCCGACTACGTGGACGCCGTCACCGTCGGCTACAACAGCGGCAGGCGCCATCCGCAGGTCGTGCTGACCGAGCCCGCCGCCGTGGTGTGGGCCGTGCAGATGAACACCGTCGTCTTCCACCCCTGGGCGTCGCTCGCCGCCGACCCCGATCGGCCGGTCGAGCTGCGCATAGACCTCGACCCGCAGCCGGGGACGGACTTCGCGGATGCGGCGGCGGTCGCGCCGCTCCTGCGTGAGGTGCTGAGCGAGGCGGGACTCGAGTCGTGGATCAAGACGAGCGGCAACCGCGGCATCCACCTCTTCTGCCCGATAGAGCCGACCCACGAGTTCCTCGACGTCCGTCACGCGGTGATCGCGGCGGGCCGGGAGCTCGCGCGCCGGGAGCCGGAGCGCGTGACCATGAACTGGTGGAAAGAGGAGCGCGGCGAACGCGTCTTCATCGACTTCAACCAGGCCAACCGCGACCGGACGATGGCGGGCGCCTACAGTCCGCGCTCGCTACCGGGGGCGACCGTCTCCACCCCGATCACCTGGGACGAGCTGCCGGACGTCGACCCGCTGGCCTTCACGGTGCGCAGCATCCCGGATCGGCTGGCGACCATCGGCGACCCGTGGGCGGACTTCGCCGCCCGACCCGGCCGGATCGACACGCTGCTGGAATGGTGGGAGCGCGACCTCGCAGAAGGGCTGGGCGAGCTGCCGTTCCCGCCGGACTTCCCGAAGATGCCGGGGGAGCCGTCGCGGGTGCAGCCGAGTCGTGCCCGGGCGCCGCAGTGA